TGCTTTTGGCCTATGGACAAACAAACTCGTCTGCAGGAAATGAAATTTCTTCTACAGTGCACGCCTATGATACTAATTGTACAATCTCAAGGCCTAATTTGTGGCTATTGCTAATTAATAAAAATAACCCACTTCAATATTTTGACACTATTTTTGGAGGAAACAGATCAGATGGATGTTGGACAAACTCGCTTACTCGCTATGACGATAGTACATTCTATTGGGTAACAGCGAGTTCATCAGATTCGTCTTTTGAAAAAACTACTCATAAGCATGACACTACACTAAATAAAAACGAATTGTGGTTGATAAAAATGATCATATCGCCTTATGCATTATCGGGTGCCGGTTGGCATACAGCTGAGGCAAGTGCACCGCCATTATTATATCCCAATCCGGCAACGGATATACTTAATGTAATGTTTGATTCCAAAAAACCGTACAAGCTTATAATACATAACATACAAGGAGCAACAGTACTAACCAGTAATTGCAGTGCCGGGCCTTGCAATATTTTTATCGGCAACTTGCCGCCTGCAATATATACATACACCGTTACAATGCAAGATGGTACTTCTTTTTATGGTAAATTTATTAAGAATTAATTTGTATTATTATTGCCTTTCAATTAGTCTTTGATTGTTATTTAAATCTAAATTGTACTAAATTGTTTGTGTTGCATAGGCGCATTTGAATAAAATAAAAGCGGGAGGCATTGCCTCCCGCTTTTATAATTTCCCAGTAATGTTTATTCGCGGGGGGGGGGGGGGGGGGGGCGCCCTGGGGGGGGGGGGGGGGGGGGGGCGCGGGGGGGGGGGGCCCCCGCGCCCGGCTGGGCGCCCCCGGCGGGGGGGGGGGGGGGGGGGGGAAGGGGCCCGGGGGTTCCGGGGGGGGGGGGGGGGGGGGGGGGGGGCGGGAGGGCGGGGGGCGGGGGGGGGGGGGGGGGGGGGGCCGGGGGGGGCGGGGCCGGCGGGGGGCGGGGGGGAGGGGCCGGGGGGGGGGGCCGGGCGGGGGGGGGGGGGGGGGGGGGGGGACGCGGCCAGGGGGGCGCCGGGCCCCCGGCCCGTGGGGGGGGGGGGGGGGGCGGGGGGGAGGGGGGGGGCGCGGGGGGGCGCCCCGCGGGGGGGGGGAAGGGGGGGGGGAAGGCCCGGGGGGGGGGGGGGCGCGGGGGGGGGCGGGGGGGGGGGGCCGGGGCGGCGCGCCCCCCCCTCCGCCCGCGGGGGGGGCCCCGGCCGCCGGCGGCGCCCCCGGGGCCCAGGGCCCCGGGGGGGGGGGGGGGGGGGGGGGGGCCGGGCGGGGGGGGCGGCCCCGGGGGGGGCGCCGGCCGCCGGGCGGGCCCCGGGAGGGGCGCCGCCCCCCCCCGCGCGCCCCCCGCGCGGCGCCGGGGGGCGGAGGGGGGAGGGCCCGGGCCCGGGCCGGAGGACGCGCGGGGCCCCCCCGGCCCGCGCGCCCGGGGGGGGGGGGGGGGGGGCGGCCGGGCCCCCCCGCCGGCCCCCCCCGGGGGGCGGCCCCCCGGCGGCCCGGGGGCGGCCCCGGGGGGGCGGGCCGGGGGGGGGGGGGGGGCGGCCGGCCGGCGCGCCGCCCCCCGGGGGGGGCGTCCAGGGCCGGCGCCCCCCCCCCCCCCCCCGGCCCGGGCCGCCCCCGCGGGGGCCGCGGGGGCGCGGGGGGGGGCCGGGGGGGGGCGGGGGGGGGGGGGGGGAGGGCGCCGGGGCCCCGGGCCGCGGGGGGGGGGCCCCCGGGGGGGCCCCGCCCGTCCCCCCCCGCCCCCCCCCCCCCCCCCCGCCCCCCCCCCCCCCCCCCGCCCCCTTGTATAGCTTTTCGATAAATTTACTTTGCCAGATTTTTTGATTTGGAATCAACTCTTGTTTTCTTGTTAATACGTGTATTTAAATACACATTTTTTCCATCTGGTCCTATATAATATTTTCCGCCTTTAGGACCGGTTAATATTTTTTCGCCATTACTTCCTGTAATTCCATTATTGGCATCGGCTAAGTACACTCGTTTGCCATCGGTATGGAAGTAATATAGGACTCCTTTGGGGCCTTGGTAAACTAATTCATTATTAGGCCCCTTCAGGTTTTTCAATAAAGGATCTGCTTCTTGTTTTGGTGTGGCTTGCAAGTCGCCTGCCCGCTGATTTTGGCGAACCTTTTTATCTAATACCGTTGGTGCTTGTGCCCCCGCTTGGATTGCAAATAATGTAAATACAAATAAAAATAAAAGTGTGAATAATCTCATCTAATAAAAAAATTTAAAAGTAAGAGGCAACTAATCACAAGAATGATGCAAAAAATTACAGAGAGGTACCTAAGTAACAAATTTCACCCAATTTTATTTATTTTATTTCAATTTCGTCAATAAAAAGCCACGAATTTTCGCCTTTACTCAGATGCCAGGATGGTAGTTTTCCAAAATTGGGGGCATTCACTTTAATAAATCTTCCAAAAATAGGGTTACCCGTAGTTTGAAATTTTACTACCGTTGGTACACTTATAGTATCTGGCAATTGATTTTGAATTTCCTCAAGCAGGGTAAAGTTACTACCATCTTGCGATACTTCATACGCAACTATTTTAGGTGCCATTATCCAGGGGCTTTGATCATGTAAAAAGGTAGCACTTACGCTGTGTATTGTATCAACCTTGCCGAGGTCGAGTATTGCTTCAAATTTTTTCCCAAAATATCCTTGCCAGTTACCTTTTCTAAATTCCTTGTCTCCATGTATGCCATCAATTAATGCCATATCTCCACCGCTGGTATATTGACTATCGTACTCACTCATTATTTTTATTTTTCGATTTTTATGCAACTCATTAAATTCACCTTTGATGGCTGCGCTAAAAGGGCCTTTAGTTGACTTGGCAAAAGCATTAACCTCGCAAGTTGTATCAATATAAAATGGCTTGGTGTACTTACGCGCCATGCGCATGCCGGGACGTTCGGTGGTCATGTAGTATAATTCAATATCTTTTTGTGGATGCGATATAGTAACCAGCATGCTATCAGTAAAGGTACGTGATGCTACTTCAAAAATTGGCACTTCAATAAACGTTGAGTCATTTGTTTCGCTGAATGGTCGGTTCCATACCGGCTTGGTAGCATCCATAGAGTCGCAGCGATTAAAGGTAAGTTGGCAGCCGTTTTTCACATCTTCGTACGTAATGTAACTACTGCCGTATATTTTCTTGTTTAGGGTAACTTTGTTCCAGTAAGGCGAAGCATCGCCTTTGGTATTTATTTCTATCTGCTCACCGTTTTCAAGATTTATAACAGCCTTATTTACCAAAGGAGAACCAAACACATATTGATTACTGCCGGGGCAAACAGGATACATACCCAAGGCGCTCCATACATACCAGGCACTCATTTGCCCGCAGTCTTCGTTACCGCATAAGCCGTCAGGCTGTGGGTTATACATCTCTTTACAAATGCGGTTTGTATAATATTGTGTTTTGTAAGATTGTCCAACATAATTAAACAGGTATGCCATGTGATGACTGGGCTCGTTGCCATGCGCATACTGCCCTATGAGGCCTGTAATATCAGCTTGTTGACGACCTTTTAATGCCATAGGTGCTGTAAATAAACTATCAAGTTTAGCTGCAAATGCTCCCACACCTCCATGCATTTTCATGAAATTCGTAATATCATGTGGTACATAAAAGTGGTATTGCCATGCATTGGCTTCGGTATAATAATTATTTACTTCCGAAGGAATAAATGGGGTATGCCATGAACCATTATCGCGCCCGCGAATAAACTTTGTTTTATAGTCAAACAAATTACGATAGCTTAGCGAGCGCTTGGTATATATAGGTGTGTCGCGCATGCTGTGCATGCGCTTGGCAAGTTGTGCAATGCACCAGTTATCGTAACTATATTCAAGGGTTTTGCTTACACTTTCGTGCTCAATAGCATTGCTTAAGTACAAATTGCTATTAAAAAAATAGCGGCCATACAGGGTAGTGTCAGCACTTTGTTTGGCTGCCGCTAATGCTTTGTTTATATCAAAACTTGTTACATCTTTAAAATACGCATCCACAATTACCGGCACCGAATGAAAGCCAATCATACAAAAGGTTTCGTTGCTCGACAGTTCCCATACAGGCAATAGTTTGCCTTCTTCATACTGATGCAAAAAGGTATTGATAAAGTCGCCTGTTCTTTTTTTGTCAATCAACGTAAGCAATGGGTGTAAGGCCCTGTAAGTATCCCACAAGCTAAAAACGGTATATAGATTATGCTGCTTGTCGGCATATACATTCATGTCGCGTCCACGATAGCTTCCATCAACATCGTTGTTTAAATTTGGATGTATCATGCAATGATAAAACGCTGTATAAAAGTTATTCATCACCTGTTGGTCTGCTTCAATTTCAATTTTACTCAGTTCAGTGTTCCAGGCTAGTGCGGCCTGTTCTTTTATTTTGTCAAAATTCCAAAGCGGGTTTTCAGTTTTTAAATTAAGCAAAGCCCCATTGCAACTTACACCTGAAATACCAACTTTAAACAAAACTTGTTTGTTGTTTTTGTTTTTAAAATACAAAGCAGCCTTTAAATTTTTCCCTTCAAGGCGATTTCCGTCCATAATAGAATCGTTTCGGTAAATGAAACTTTTATCGAATGGTTCAGAACTTATTAAGTAAAAATAAATGCGCTGATCGGTAGCCCATGATTTGCTATTGCGGTATCCACGTATAACCGTATCGTTAACGAGTTCAATCCACGAGTCAAGCACCTCATCGCGATGGGCAAGGTCTATCAAGATACCATTATTGTCCATAGCGTAGGTATAGCGGTGCATTCCAGTGCGCGGTGTTACTGTTAGCTCTGCTTTAATGTTATGCTTGTTTAATTGCACACTGTAATAGCCGGGAGTTGCCAATTCGGTGGCGTGATTGAACGAACTGGCATAAGCAGTATTAGGTATCTCATACTTCTGGCTAAAGGGCATAATAAGTATATCGCCATAATCAAGACAGCCTGTTCCACTAAGGTGCGTATGTGTAAAGCCATAGATCAAACTATCACTATGGTGGTAACCGCTGCAGCCATCCCAGCCATCAAGGCGTGTATCGGGTGATAATTGCACCATGCCAAATGGGTAAGCCGCACCCGGAAATGTATGCCCATGTCCTCCGGTACCAACCATAGGCATAACATATTGCGAAAAATTTCGAATCTTATATTCGGGTTTTTGACCTACACATGCCGAAAACCACAGTGCGCTTTGCAATAGGCACAACACTAACGCAATAAGTATGTTTTTCTTTAGTGAAAGGTGATATGCCTTATTTAAAAACATTCTGATAATAAATTGAAAGCGCATGAGAAAAAATTTTGTTGCAAATAAACCGAAAAATCCAGTAATCAATAGAGAACATGTGCATTATGCTCAGTTGTCATATAGCTTACAATAAATTATCTACTTTTGCCCACTGTTTAATAATTGTATATGAAGGTCACCGAACATCTTGCCAAAGCAAAGAATACTTTGTTTTCGATAGAAATATTACCTCCGTTAAAGGGGAAGAGCATCCAATCCATTTTTGATTCAATCGATCCGTTGATGGAATTTAAACCTCCATTTATTGATGTAACCTATCATCGCGAGGAGTATGTTTATAAAAAACGCGAAGGAGGCTATCTTGAAAAAGTTTCTATACGCAAGCGCCCGGGTACCGTAAGTATTTGCAGTGCCATTTTGAATAAATATAAAACAGATGCAATTCCACATTTGATTTGTGGAGGGTTTACAAAGGAAGAAACGGAAAACGCATTGATCGAACTGAATTTTTTGGGAATAGATAATGTACTTGCTTTGCGTGGTGATGCTATTAAAACTGAGAACACCTTTATCCCACACGAAAAGGGGCACAATTATGCTCTTAACCTGGTATCACAGATTAGCAGCCTTAATAAAGGTTTGTACCTTGACGAAGATTTGCTTGATACTGTAAATACGGATTTTTGTATTGGTGTGGCCGGTTATCCTGAAAAACATTTTGAAGCACCAAATCTGAAAATGGATGTTTCTTATTTAAAGAAAAAAGTGGAAGCAGGTGCAGATTATATTGTTACACAAATGTTTTTTGACAACGACAAGTTTTTCAATTTTGTAAAGGCTTGTAATGAAAGTGGAATTAATGTGCCAATCATTCCCGGCTTAAAAATACTTACAACAAAAAAGCAATTGACTATATTGCCTAAAACGTTTCATATCGATTTGCCCGATGACCTGATAGACGAAGTAATGAAATGCAAAAATGATATAGAAGTAAAAGAGGTTGGAATAGCTTGGGCCATACAACAGAGCAAAGAATTAATTAAGGCAAACGTTCCATGCCTACACTTTTATACGATGGGCAATCCTGATATTACCCGCAAGGTAGCAACCGCTATATTTTAAAAACTGTAGCAATTATCTTTTGCTTCTTGCAAAGCAAAAGGCATATTTTTGGGTAGCCCTTTTTGTTAAGACCATCAATTCATACGGCTGCGTATTTTTTCGTCAGCTTCGTTTGTTTTTATATCATTCAGGGTGCGGTCAAGAAAATCAAATAGGTTTTGCCATTCATCGCGTTTGCGTTCCTCTGTCACATAAGTACCTATGCCTGATTGTTTCTTTTCGTCTAGTTGTTTTTGAAGTTCGTCCATATTGGTTTTGCACTGGGCGCGCAACTCTTTAATATTGTTGTATGCTACTACCTTCGAAAAGGCACTTCCATTGCGGGCACTCTCATCCAGTAAGGCAACGCCTTTTTTCATTTCAGTATTATCCATTTTCTTTAAATATCTGCCATAGGTTGCAAGTTGTGTGGTCATGTTTTGTGTGCTACTTTTTACTGTATTAAACATAAAGGTTGCTTTGGCAGGATCTCCTTCGTTAGCATAGACACCGGCAAGTATTGAATTTATATTTGTATTGTTCTGCTTTTCGAGGTATGATGCGGCTTTTAGTCCTCGCTCCTTAAAGTGCTTCACATAAGCATTTAATGCCGCTTTAATAACCGCATAGCTACTATCACGTAAAGCATCATGATACACTTGCTCGCAAGTCGAATCGTTAAATGCTTCGCTTAGGATTTCAATGGCTGTTTCGCGCACGCTTGCTTTAGCATCTTGTTGTGCCAATTTAATAAGCGCTGCCTTAGCGGTGGGCTTTGCCTGCTCATTCTTTGCCATGGTAGTGCTAAGCTTTATTGCTTTTTCGCGAATTGCATAGTGCTTGTCATTCATAGCGTCAAGCACCATTTTAGCCTGGGCTGTACCTGCTTTGTAATTCTTCCCGGATTTATCCAGCGGTTCTGTTCGGTCTAAAAAAAGTGGTGCATGGTAAAACATATATGCCCATTCATCCGGAGTGTGATTATCGGTTTTTTTGCACAGCAACATTTTTTCAGAATCAAAATTTACAAGGTTCGGTTTAGTGGGGGCAGCAAAGCTGAAGGTATCTGTTCCTTTGCTAAGGGTAACCACCTGCTCTGTAACTTTACCATCAGCATATATACTTACCGTTACAGGCATTATATACAATGGTGTAGTGCTTAAGTCCTGTGTTTGTTTCACAAACACATATTGTGTTTGTGAGCTATCGACATACGTATATTGAATGTCGAGCTCCATATGACCTTTGTTAAAAAACCATTGATTAAAAAACCAGTTAAGGTCGCGCCCGCTAACTTTTTCCATAGCAAGGCGAAGGTGATGTGCTTCGGCTGCTTTAAATTTATTAGCAGTTAAATACTCTTTTAGTCCTTCAAAAAAAGCCTCATCGCCAAGTACCTTGCGCAACATGTGTAATATGCGTCCGCCTTTGGCGTACGAGTGACTATCGAAC
This window of the Bacteroidota bacterium genome carries:
- a CDS encoding GH92 family glycosyl hydrolase → MRFQFIIRMFLNKAYHLSLKKNILIALVLCLLQSALWFSACVGQKPEYKIRNFSQYVMPMVGTGGHGHTFPGAAYPFGMVQLSPDTRLDGWDGCSGYHHSDSLIYGFTHTHLSGTGCLDYGDILIMPFSQKYEIPNTAYASSFNHATELATPGYYSVQLNKHNIKAELTVTPRTGMHRYTYAMDNNGILIDLAHRDEVLDSWIELVNDTVIRGYRNSKSWATDQRIYFYLISSEPFDKSFIYRNDSIMDGNRLEGKNLKAALYFKNKNNKQVLFKVGISGVSCNGALLNLKTENPLWNFDKIKEQAALAWNTELSKIEIEADQQVMNNFYTAFYHCMIHPNLNNDVDGSYRGRDMNVYADKQHNLYTVFSLWDTYRALHPLLTLIDKKRTGDFINTFLHQYEEGKLLPVWELSSNETFCMIGFHSVPVIVDAYFKDVTSFDINKALAAAKQSADTTLYGRYFFNSNLYLSNAIEHESVSKTLEYSYDNWCIAQLAKRMHSMRDTPIYTKRSLSYRNLFDYKTKFIRGRDNGSWHTPFIPSEVNNYYTEANAWQYHFYVPHDITNFMKMHGGVGAFAAKLDSLFTAPMALKGRQQADITGLIGQYAHGNEPSHHMAYLFNYVGQSYKTQYYTNRICKEMYNPQPDGLCGNEDCGQMSAWYVWSALGMYPVCPGSNQYVFGSPLVNKAVINLENGEQIEINTKGDASPYWNKVTLNKKIYGSSYITYEDVKNGCQLTFNRCDSMDATKPVWNRPFSETNDSTFIEVPIFEVASRTFTDSMLVTISHPQKDIELYYMTTERPGMRMARKYTKPFYIDTTCEVNAFAKSTKGPFSAAIKGEFNELHKNRKIKIMSEYDSQYTSGGDMALIDGIHGDKEFRKGNWQGYFGKKFEAILDLGKVDTIHSVSATFLHDQSPWIMAPKIVAYEVSQDGSNFTLLEEIQNQLPDTISVPTVVKFQTTGNPIFGRFIKVNAPNFGKLPSWHLSKGENSWLFIDEIEIK
- the metF gene encoding methylenetetrahydrofolate reductase [NAD(P)H]; this translates as MKVTEHLAKAKNTLFSIEILPPLKGKSIQSIFDSIDPLMEFKPPFIDVTYHREEYVYKKREGGYLEKVSIRKRPGTVSICSAILNKYKTDAIPHLICGGFTKEETENALIELNFLGIDNVLALRGDAIKTENTFIPHEKGHNYALNLVSQISSLNKGLYLDEDLLDTVNTDFCIGVAGYPEKHFEAPNLKMDVSYLKKKVEAGADYIVTQMFFDNDKFFNFVKACNESGINVPIIPGLKILTTKKQLTILPKTFHIDLPDDLIDEVMKCKNDIEVKEVGIAWAIQQSKELIKANVPCLHFYTMGNPDITRKVATAIF
- a CDS encoding M1 family metallopeptidase, whose protein sequence is MKYKLTKYCAIAAMVISFATCKTAKENTQTTVLKEASGEQSKKINKPSGNYRYTPTILSDLIHTRLEVSFDWTKKYLLGKAIITCKPHFYPSQQLVLDARGMTINEVSLIQGATRNKLSYFYMGDTLTIDLGKTYTRTDTISVFIDYISKPDELKKVGGSSAISSDKGLYFINADGKDKTKPRQIWTQGETQASSVWFPTIDRPNQKTTQEIYITIDTVFTTLSNGVLLSSKNNGNGTRTDYWKMNQPHTPYLFMMAISDFKVVKEQWRNKEVSYYVDAPYERYAKAIFGNTPEMLEFFSNQLGVEYPWDKYAQVVVHDYVSGAMENTTATLHGAFLHRDSRQLLDNSNEAVIAHELFHQWFGDLVTCESWSNTPLNESFATYGECLWDEYKYGRDEADYGGAADLRRYLSSSTDKQVDLIRFYYEQQEDMFDSHSYAKGGRILHMLRKVLGDEAFFEGLKEYLTANKFKAAEAHHLRLAMEKVSGRDLNWFFNQWFFNKGHMELDIQYTYVDSSQTQYVFVKQTQDLSTTPLYIMPVTVSIYADGKVTEQVVTLSKGTDTFSFAAPTKPNLVNFDSEKMLLCKKTDNHTPDEWAYMFYHAPLFLDRTEPLDKSGKNYKAGTAQAKMVLDAMNDKHYAIREKAIKLSTTMAKNEQAKPTAKAALIKLAQQDAKASVRETAIEILSEAFNDSTCEQVYHDALRDSSYAVIKAALNAYVKHFKERGLKAASYLEKQNNTNINSILAGVYANEGDPAKATFMFNTVKSSTQNMTTQLATYGRYLKKMDNTEMKKGVALLDESARNGSAFSKVVAYNNIKELRAQCKTNMDELQKQLDEKKQSGIGTYVTEERKRDEWQNLFDFLDRTLNDIKTNEADEKIRSRMN